The following proteins are encoded in a genomic region of Thermococcus henrietii:
- a CDS encoding flagella translates to MGFSVSASAAIIFISFLMMAGTLYTAWDNAYANVQAAREYWYNLKLSQLNTLSSLNAKNSSVSTGTTYYNITLAIRSNGITLYVPHWSGTYDGKLVTLYNVNDDNVGFLSNYTYLLPGGEVLLNVTYIPLDSTHHTLNVVFGNGCWVRFNWYYNTTTNSVYVTTSRGCPTEVS, encoded by the coding sequence ATGGGGTTCAGCGTCTCAGCGAGTGCAGCGATAATCTTCATTTCATTTTTGATGATGGCTGGGACGCTCTACACAGCCTGGGACAACGCCTACGCCAACGTTCAGGCCGCCCGCGAGTATTGGTACAACCTCAAGCTTTCACAGTTGAACACTCTGTCCTCTCTAAACGCTAAGAACAGTAGTGTCAGTACGGGGACTACATATTACAACATAACCCTCGCAATTCGGAGCAATGGGATTACCCTATACGTTCCCCACTGGAGCGGAACGTATGATGGAAAGCTGGTTACACTTTACAACGTTAACGACGATAACGTTGGTTTCCTCTCCAATTACACCTATCTCCTCCCTGGCGGTGAGGTCCTGCTGAACGTTACGTACATACCCCTCGATAGCACTCACCACACGCTGAACGTAGTCTTCGGCAATGGGTGCTGGGTCAGGTTCAACTGGTACTACAACACAACGACGAACTCGGTGTACGTTACCACATCGAGGGGCTGTCCAACGGAGGTGAGCTGA
- a CDS encoding FlaD/FlaE family flagellar protein, with product MEMARLVTEADINAKLAELKGKVPSVVINDLREKLIARKENLTYEQLEKIIQKVLETYGNQVTKYEQLSKRVDELGKRLTDLSMQLSRLVETLETAKFDVHEKKAESVSKKVEEVHEKIGKLEELLEEEEKEETPSELVEKLEELHKKVEELAEKVEEKTASEKLEEAQERLEELQAKIEAGEEVSEEELAAAEQAVAEAQAELAQEEEKAEEAGPVVEIEEVPEVSEVEEVAEVQEAPVEEEEVEELKVEEVPETVEEVEEVEEKPAEEVSEEAGQQEVVEEVPEEVKVEEVEAPTEETPEEVEVVPEEGVEEISIEEVPAHEVVEEKKEGGVGMAEKLQIPEDIASLLFEEEPRKARLEKLPEDIVSTMIALKWLGFLIDRVGIQNLERVLEFYYEIGWISEEVLNQLLRYAKGTRPHHRDPEWKPAEKLTVQDHLISLLFIERLRGLRINRNVLDKLEREIKMLEKTLDEFYGI from the coding sequence ATGGAGATGGCAAGGCTGGTCACAGAGGCAGACATCAACGCAAAGCTCGCAGAGCTCAAGGGCAAGGTTCCCAGCGTCGTCATAAACGACCTCCGGGAGAAGCTGATAGCGAGAAAGGAGAACCTCACCTACGAACAGCTTGAGAAGATAATCCAGAAGGTCCTCGAAACCTACGGCAACCAGGTTACCAAGTACGAACAGCTCAGCAAGCGCGTTGACGAGCTGGGCAAAAGGCTTACGGACCTCAGTATGCAGCTGAGCAGGCTCGTTGAGACCCTTGAAACGGCCAAGTTCGATGTTCATGAGAAAAAGGCCGAATCCGTCTCGAAGAAGGTTGAGGAAGTCCACGAGAAGATTGGCAAGCTTGAGGAGCTCCTTGAAGAGGAGGAGAAAGAAGAGACTCCCTCCGAGCTCGTCGAAAAGCTTGAGGAGCTCCACAAGAAGGTTGAGGAGCTCGCGGAGAAGGTTGAGGAGAAGACTGCAAGTGAGAAGCTTGAGGAGGCTCAGGAGAGGCTTGAAGAGCTCCAGGCCAAGATTGAGGCCGGCGAAGAGGTCAGCGAGGAGGAGCTCGCCGCGGCTGAGCAGGCCGTTGCAGAGGCCCAGGCAGAGCTTGCCCAAGAGGAGGAGAAGGCCGAAGAGGCCGGGCCAGTTGTGGAAATCGAGGAAGTTCCCGAGGTTTCGGAGGTTGAAGAAGTAGCCGAGGTCCAAGAGGCCCCTGTCGAAGAGGAAGAGGTCGAGGAACTCAAGGTTGAGGAGGTGCCGGAGACCGTCGAGGAGGTCGAAGAAGTCGAGGAAAAACCCGCGGAGGAGGTTTCCGAAGAGGCGGGGCAACAGGAGGTCGTCGAGGAAGTACCCGAAGAGGTCAAAGTTGAGGAAGTTGAGGCTCCCACAGAAGAAACGCCCGAAGAAGTTGAGGTCGTCCCCGAGGAGGGGGTTGAGGAAATTTCGATTGAAGAAGTTCCCGCTCATGAGGTTGTTGAAGAAAAGAAGGAAGGTGGTGTTGGCATGGCTGAAAAGCTTCAGATTCCCGAGGACATCGCGAGCCTTCTCTTCGAGGAGGAGCCAAGGAAGGCCAGGCTTGAGAAGCTACCCGAGGACATCGTTTCCACCATGATAGCGCTCAAGTGGCTCGGATTCCTCATCGACAGGGTCGGCATACAGAACCTCGAGAGGGTTCTAGAGTTCTACTACGAAATCGGCTGGATAAGCGAGGAAGTGCTCAACCAGCTGCTCCGCTACGCCAAGGGCACCAGACCGCACCACAGGGACCCGGAGTGGAAGCCGGCCGAGAAGCTCACCGTTCAGGACCACCTCATAAGCCTGCTGTTCATCGAGCGTCTCAGGGGACTTAGGATTAACAGAAACGTCCTTGACAAACTTGAAAGGGAAATCAAGATGCTGGAAAAGACGCTCGATGAGTTCTACGGCATCTGA